From Vigna unguiculata cultivar IT97K-499-35 chromosome 5, ASM411807v1, whole genome shotgun sequence, the proteins below share one genomic window:
- the LOC114182961 gene encoding plant UBX domain-containing protein 1 isoform X1 translates to MVVGSCTLTSNTKRRATYKFSTDMDTEAATKIKLDALKERAGREIRVFETYVSSSSNAALSNEEVTDDFYEFTAEDYHRLLAAKKEDKFLKTRKIREAEEAARRSEMTKAIIRVRFPDNHTLETTFHPSETVQSLIDVLTKVIALPEQPFYIYTTPPKKIMKDMSQNFYDAGFCPGAIVYFSYDVPKGSTGPYLEEDILSLKELHAANDEGQQFEPLVQSKPEPAVPTHPPPVEQRKPAEKKLVKPKWLKM, encoded by the exons ATGGTCGTGGGTTCCTGCACACTAACATCTAACACGAAGAGAAGGGCCACCTACAAATTTTCCACCGACATGGACACTGAAGCTGCCACCAAG ATCAAGCTTGATGCATTGAAAGAAAGAGCTGGGCGAGAGATCCGTGTTTTTGAAACATATGTTTCTTCATCATCAAATGCTGCATTATCCAATG AAGAGGTGACTGATGACTTCTATGAGTTTACTGCTGAAGATTATCACAGACTTTTGGCAGCTAAAAAGGAAG ACAAGTTCTTGAAGACTCGAAAAATCCGAGAAGCAGAAGAGGCAGCACGTAGGTCAGAAATGACCAAG GCTATAATTAGAGTTCGATTCCCGGATAATCACACATTGGAGACCACATTCCACCCATCGGAAACAGTCCAGAGTTTAATTGATGTCCTGACTAAAGTTATTGCACTGCCAGAGCAGCCATTCTATATAT ATACAACTCCGCCTAAAAAGATTATGAAAGACATGTCTCAGAATTTTTATGATGCTGGCTTTTGTCCTGGTGCCATTGTCTACTTCTCATACGATGTCCCTAAAG GTAGCACTGGTCCTTACCTTGAAGAAGATATCTTGTCTTTGAAGGAACTGCATGCTGCTAATGATGAAGGCCAACAATTTGAGCCTTTAGTACAGTCAAAACCTGAACCTGCTGTGCCAACACATCCTCCTCCTGTTGAACAACGCAAACCTGCCGAGAAAAAACTTGTTAAACCAAAGTGGTTAAAAATGTGA
- the LOC114182961 gene encoding plant UBX domain-containing protein 1 isoform X2, with the protein MVVGSCTLTSNTKRRATYKFSTDMDTEAATKIKLDALKERAGREIRVFETYVSSSSNAALSNEVTDDFYEFTAEDYHRLLAAKKEDKFLKTRKIREAEEAARRSEMTKAIIRVRFPDNHTLETTFHPSETVQSLIDVLTKVIALPEQPFYIYTTPPKKIMKDMSQNFYDAGFCPGAIVYFSYDVPKGSTGPYLEEDILSLKELHAANDEGQQFEPLVQSKPEPAVPTHPPPVEQRKPAEKKLVKPKWLKM; encoded by the exons ATGGTCGTGGGTTCCTGCACACTAACATCTAACACGAAGAGAAGGGCCACCTACAAATTTTCCACCGACATGGACACTGAAGCTGCCACCAAG ATCAAGCTTGATGCATTGAAAGAAAGAGCTGGGCGAGAGATCCGTGTTTTTGAAACATATGTTTCTTCATCATCAAATGCTGCATTATCCAATG AGGTGACTGATGACTTCTATGAGTTTACTGCTGAAGATTATCACAGACTTTTGGCAGCTAAAAAGGAAG ACAAGTTCTTGAAGACTCGAAAAATCCGAGAAGCAGAAGAGGCAGCACGTAGGTCAGAAATGACCAAG GCTATAATTAGAGTTCGATTCCCGGATAATCACACATTGGAGACCACATTCCACCCATCGGAAACAGTCCAGAGTTTAATTGATGTCCTGACTAAAGTTATTGCACTGCCAGAGCAGCCATTCTATATAT ATACAACTCCGCCTAAAAAGATTATGAAAGACATGTCTCAGAATTTTTATGATGCTGGCTTTTGTCCTGGTGCCATTGTCTACTTCTCATACGATGTCCCTAAAG GTAGCACTGGTCCTTACCTTGAAGAAGATATCTTGTCTTTGAAGGAACTGCATGCTGCTAATGATGAAGGCCAACAATTTGAGCCTTTAGTACAGTCAAAACCTGAACCTGCTGTGCCAACACATCCTCCTCCTGTTGAACAACGCAAACCTGCCGAGAAAAAACTTGTTAAACCAAAGTGGTTAAAAATGTGA